Proteins from one Porites lutea chromosome 3, jaPorLute2.1, whole genome shotgun sequence genomic window:
- the LOC140930452 gene encoding GPI inositol-deacylase-like translates to MALYISRTQHLVLITWLAVFAAFALVGIRDFLVNIEDNRCEMTYMYEWPRYIRVPLWKGTSKRFPRYALHLYGEGDYADRSSNLKLTGIPVLFIPGNAGSYKQVRSLASVALRKAESLSSRVHFNYFTADLDESLSGLYGGVLKEQTEFVRLCITRIVWLYRKTSNPPKSVVLIGHSMGGLIARGLFAMRNFSTHLVHTIITLGTPHQHPIVSLDPQLADYYENINSFWKSQTFMNENESRLKNITLVSVSGGFRDVLVRSSPSSLKQIARPSQTISIVTSSVPRAWVSVDHLCLCWCRQLVLITNRALFDMIDQEKRQIMENKQHRVKIFTHHFLKNSGQSIVTLDQTGKVKSRMDKYFNPVVLHKRLWRFKGTGKNLNEQRLFAFSLDEWTATHNFLIIMTSVESESWLLGCQKTSGQACSTVTDLTHLAELLPWNGTAMKFVKLDLANFAEMEYLAVHVPPSTRSNIVWSEFHSSDSSVYNVQLPGLFARKSTVLDIPSDTIFANISIKSVAKAWKVFVFYVEAMDCDNRNSLLIGRIHVPWFNEDKYSFSSNGHANLVLKLNHPKPRGTREHVQIHLWLDPKCSHRVSAQFDFYQTLGQIYRFYYVQLPYWAFSVVMLVIAWQLSSMNNEQQCDSFFSLVANAAKSLRVLLLVIQSHFFISQLVLAYFVWKGDIGQHSWLPNIDDLKTFIWLIPLVLIISTAVIIVITLFVWVGMFARLGGFILSHFKVLPQIPTKLGTKDWIFMVVEVVTAFLFCGTLALVLIFLVCLWKTWKYAAIVKAFRKKEQVQQKDKRLMALLESFGNFYLTLCVLTLLVISINIPALAVWAKNISLSFRLSADHTSLFSVVISINITLFDPLIVVPRSLVYLCFMLSIAVAQAPVLPLYLIPYTICFLLTVLNVSHYVCSTKSERFKED, encoded by the coding sequence ATGGCGTTATATATCTCAAGAACACAGCACTTGGTGTTAATCACATGGCTTGCCGTCTTTGCAGCGTTTGCTCTCGTTGGAATCAGGGATTTCCTTGTCAACATAGAGGATAACAGGTGTGAGATGACGTACATGTATGAATGGCCGCGCTATATCAGAGTCCCGCTGTGGAAGGGAACTTCGAAACGCTTTCCAAGATACGCTTTACATCTCTATGGTGAAGGAGACTATGCTGATCGATCTAGTAATCTTAAATTAACCGGAATTCCTGTACTGTTTATTCCCGGTAATGCAGGAAGTTATAAACAAGTCCGGTCACTCGCATCTGTGGCATTACGAAAAGCAGAAAGTCTTAGTTCTCGAGtccattttaattatttcacCGCTGACTTAGACGAATCGTTATCTGGATTATATGGAGGAGTACTGAAGGAGCAAACTGAATTTGTCAGACTTTGCATCACTCGAATTGTGTGGTTATATAGAAAAACTTCAAACCCACCAAAGTCTGTGGTACTAATAGGGCATTCTATGGGAGGCTTGATTGCAAGGGGTTTGTTTGCTATGCGAAACTTCAGTACCCATCTTGTTCATACAATCATAACCCTTGGAACACCTCATCAACATCCAATTGTATCTCTTGATCCTCAATTGGCAGACTATTATGAAAATATCAACAGCTTTTGGAAAAGTCAAACATTTATGAATGAAAATGAATCAAGACTGAAGAATATTACGTTAGTTTCTGTGAGTGGTGGATTCAGAGATGTGTTGGTACGATCCAGTCCTTCGTCCTTAAAACAAATAGCGAGACCATCTCAAACTATCAGCATAGTAACCTCATCAGTACCACGGGCATGGGTCAGTGTTGACCATCTTTGCCTTTGCTGGTGTCGACAGTTAGTTCTAATAACCAACCGTGCCTTGTTTGATATGATTGatcaagaaaaaagacaaataatGGAAAACAAGCAACACAGAGTGAAGATTTTTACACATCACTTTCTCAAGAATTCAGGTCAATCAATAGTTACTTTAGATCAAACTGGAAAAGTCAAGAGCAGAATGGATAAGTATTTCAATCCTGTTGTTTTACACAAAAGATTGTGGAGATTCAAAGGAACTGGTAAAAATCTAAATGAACAAAGGCTGTTTGCATTTTCCTTAGATGAATGGACTGCAACACATAATTTTCTGATAATAATGACATCTGTTGAGTCTGAGAGTTGGTTGCTGGGATGTCAGAAAACTTCAGGGCAAGCATGTAGCACTGTAACAGACTTAACTCATCTTGCTGAGTTGCTTCCTTGGAATGGAACAGCAATGAAGTTTGTAAAACTTGATCTAGCAAATTTTGCAGAAATGGAGTACTTGGCTGTTCATGTACCTCCATCAACAAGATCTAATATAGTGTGGTCTGAGTTTCATTCCTCTGACAGTTCTGTGTATAATGTTCAGTTACCGGGATTATTTGCAAGAAAATCAACTGTTCTTGACATTCCTTCTGATACCATTTTTGCTAACATAAGCATAAAATCTGTAGCCAAGGCCTGGAAagtatttgttttttatgttGAAGCTATGGACTGTGATAATAGAAATTCATTGCTGATAGGAAGGATTCATGTGCCATGGTTCAATGAAGACAAATACAGTTTTTCAAGCAATGGACATGCAAACCTTGTGTTGAAACTAAATCACCCCAAACCAAGAGGAACAAGAGAACATGTCCAGATACACCTTTGGCTTGATCCGAAGTGTTCACATAGAGTCAGTGCTCagtttgatttttatcaaactCTTGGTCAAATTTACAGGTTCTATTATGTTCAGCTACCTTACTGGGCATTTTCTGTAGTTATGTTGGTGATTGCGTGGCAGCTTTCATCAATGAACAATGAACAGCAATGTGACTCATTCTTTAGTTTAGTGGCAAATGCTGCTAAGAGCCTTAGAGTTCTGCTTCTTGTCATTCAAagtcatttctttatttcacaGCTTGTGCTGGCATATTTTGTGTGGAAAGGTGATATTGGCCAACATAGTTGGCTCCCCAACATCGATGACTTAAAGACCTTCATCTGGTTGATCCCCCTTGTTTTAATCATATCTACAGCTGTCATTATTGTTATAACTCTTTTTGTATGGGTTGGAATGTTTGCTAGGCTTGGTGGTTTTATTTTGAGTCATTTCAAAGTGTTACCTCAAATACCAACAAAACTTGGGACTAAGGATTGGATCTTCATGGTGGTTGAGGTCGTGACTGCCTTTCTTTTTTGTGGAACACTGGCTCTTGTTCTCATCTTCCTTGTATGCCTTTGGAAAACCTGGAAATATGCTGCCATCGTTAAAGCTTTCAGAAAGAAAGAACAAGTACAGCAGAAAGACAAGAGACTAATGGCATTATTGGAAAGTTTTGGAAACTTTTATTTAACTTTATGTGTGCTTACTTTACTGGTTATCAGCATAAATATCCCCGCATTGGCAGTATGGGCTAAAAACATTAGCCTTTCTTTCCGTCTGTCTGCCGATCACACTTCTCTGTTTTCAGTGGTTATCAGTataaacatcactttatttgaTCCACTTATAGTAGTACCTCGTTCCCTGGTCTACCTGTGCTTTATGCTTAGTATTGCTGTGGCTCAAGCCCCAGTCCTCCCTTTGTACCTGATACCATAcactatttgttttcttttaactgtGTTAAATGTGTCTCATTATGTGTGTTCAACTAAAAGTGAAAGGTTCAAGGAGGACTGA